In a single window of the Bacillus mycoides genome:
- the pstC gene encoding phosphate ABC transporter permease subunit PstC: MKGKKQINYVKSEYIGRSLVTFCGIFIVFITLAIIAFICGKGIQSFTQSGISFSEVLTSTKWNPNADQGTYGAVIFIVGSTLVSLGAVVISAPIAIALAIFMNLISPKFGNKVLKPVLELLVGIPSVVYGLLGVTILVPLLRDSFGGVGFSLIAGIIVLSIMILPTIASIASDAIRSVPFDYLEASYGLGSTKWQAISRVIVPAAKQGILTGIVLGLARAFGEALAVQMVIGNTIKLPEGIYSPTATLTGILTMDMTNTLNGTAWNNALWTLAMILLVISFLFILVIRAIGQRGER, encoded by the coding sequence ATGAAGGGGAAAAAACAAATTAATTACGTAAAGAGTGAATATATAGGTAGATCACTTGTTACGTTTTGCGGTATCTTTATTGTTTTTATTACATTAGCTATTATTGCGTTTATTTGCGGCAAAGGAATTCAATCTTTCACGCAAAGTGGTATCTCGTTTTCTGAGGTGTTAACTTCGACAAAATGGAATCCAAATGCTGATCAAGGTACGTATGGTGCTGTCATCTTTATTGTCGGTTCGACGCTTGTGTCGTTAGGTGCTGTTGTCATTAGTGCACCAATTGCTATAGCTCTTGCTATATTCATGAATTTAATTTCGCCGAAGTTTGGGAATAAAGTATTAAAGCCTGTTTTAGAATTATTAGTTGGTATTCCATCAGTTGTATACGGATTATTAGGGGTTACGATCTTGGTTCCTCTATTACGGGATTCGTTCGGTGGAGTGGGATTTAGTTTAATTGCGGGTATTATTGTCCTGAGTATTATGATTTTACCTACTATTGCTAGTATTGCCTCTGATGCAATACGCTCTGTTCCGTTTGATTACTTGGAAGCTTCTTACGGTCTAGGGTCGACGAAATGGCAAGCGATTAGCCGAGTTATTGTTCCTGCTGCAAAACAAGGGATTTTAACAGGTATAGTTTTAGGATTAGCGCGTGCTTTTGGTGAAGCGTTAGCGGTTCAAATGGTAATCGGGAACACGATTAAATTACCGGAAGGAATATATAGTCCAACAGCAACGTTAACGGGTATTCTGACAATGGATATGACGAATACATTGAACGGAACAGCTTGGAACAATGCGCTATGGACGTTAGCAATGATTTTACTTGTTATTTCATTCCTGTTTATTTTAGTAATTCGAGCGATTGGTCAAAGAGGTGAGCGATAA
- the pstA gene encoding phosphate ABC transporter permease PstA, which translates to MNARTVNKVWTGIFYAVAALVVALLAFLMYEILQKGWGFWDPSFLFGEPSNTRAGGGIGPQLFNSFYMLVITLIISIPLGLGAGIYLAEYAKQGRFLSFVRLCIETMASLPSIVVGLFGLLVFVTMTGWGYTVMGGALALTILNLPGLTRVCENAISEVPHNVKEASLGLGATKWQTIARIIIPSSLPQIITGIILAAGRIFGEAAALIYTAGLTSPILNSAADFSSPSHPLNPFRPAETLAVHIWKLNSEGIIPDAKLIATKSAAVLIIMVLLFNIISRFVASVLHKRFTGAKKSRKTTKKVKAA; encoded by the coding sequence ATGAATGCAAGAACGGTAAATAAAGTTTGGACAGGTATCTTTTATGCGGTTGCAGCTTTAGTTGTAGCTTTGCTGGCTTTTTTAATGTACGAAATTCTACAAAAGGGATGGGGATTTTGGGATCCTAGTTTCTTATTCGGAGAACCGAGTAATACAAGAGCTGGTGGTGGCATTGGTCCGCAGTTATTCAATTCCTTCTACATGCTTGTTATAACGCTTATTATATCTATTCCTCTTGGATTAGGAGCTGGAATATATTTAGCGGAGTATGCAAAACAAGGTCGTTTTTTAAGTTTTGTTCGTTTATGTATTGAAACAATGGCGTCTTTACCTTCTATTGTTGTTGGATTATTTGGTTTGTTAGTATTTGTTACAATGACAGGCTGGGGATACACAGTAATGGGTGGGGCTCTTGCTTTAACTATTTTGAATTTGCCTGGTTTAACACGTGTTTGTGAAAATGCGATTTCTGAAGTTCCTCATAATGTAAAAGAGGCGAGTCTTGGACTAGGTGCAACGAAATGGCAAACAATTGCCCGCATCATTATCCCGTCTTCGTTACCACAAATCATTACAGGTATTATTTTAGCGGCAGGCCGTATATTCGGTGAAGCTGCGGCGTTAATTTATACAGCGGGTTTAACATCACCTATTTTAAATTCAGCAGCGGACTTCTCGAGCCCCTCGCATCCTTTAAATCCATTTAGACCAGCTGAAACGTTAGCTGTTCACATTTGGAAATTAAACTCTGAAGGGATTATCCCGGATGCGAAGTTAATTGCAACAAAATCTGCAGCGGTATTAATTATTATGGTATTACTCTTTAATATCATTTCTCGTTTCGTAGCATCTGTATTACACAAGCGTTTTACAGGAGCGAAAAAAAGTCGTAAAACGACGAAGAAGGTAAAAGCGGCATAA
- a CDS encoding CBS domain-containing protein: MTQVRELMSTHIVHCTPLDNVYEAAVKMKEESVGLIPVIENKQVVGLVTDRDLVVRGIAEKHPGSNQITNVMTTNIVSVSPDDSIEKATELMAQYQIRRLPVVESGQLVGMLALGDLAIRKSADDQAGFALSEISEHTE; the protein is encoded by the coding sequence ATGACGCAAGTTAGAGAACTTATGAGTACTCATATCGTACATTGTACACCATTAGACAATGTATATGAGGCAGCTGTAAAAATGAAGGAAGAATCGGTTGGATTGATTCCTGTTATTGAAAATAAACAAGTTGTTGGGCTTGTTACGGATCGAGACTTAGTTGTTCGTGGGATTGCTGAAAAACATCCTGGATCTAATCAAATTACAAATGTAATGACAACAAACATTGTTTCAGTTTCTCCAGATGATTCTATTGAAAAAGCTACAGAATTAATGGCACAATATCAAATTAGACGGTTACCGGTTGTTGAGAGCGGTCAACTTGTTGGGATGCTAGCACTAGGTGATTTAGCTATAAGAAAATCAGCAGATGATCAAGCAGGGTTTGCTTTAAGTGAAATCTCAGAGCATACGGAATAA
- a CDS encoding efflux RND transporter permease subunit: MDRLTKFSLKNRAAIIIMVFLISILGVYSGSKLPMEFLPSIDNPAITVTTLSQGLDAETMTKDVTDPLEKQFRNLEHIDGITSSTHEGLSRIDIAYTSKANMKDAAREVEKTINTIKLPKDVTKPVVSQLNTSMIPLAQITIQKQNGFSKADEKQIEKEIVPQLESIDGVANVMFFGKSTSELSIVLDPNQLKDKNVTSQQVLTVLQGKETSTPAGAITVNKAEYNLRVIGDIKNVNDIKNITVTPQVKLQDVAQIELKQHYDTISHINGEEGTGLIIMKEPSKNAVAIGKEIDKKIKDISKQYKDQFSIKLLASTHEQVENAVTSMGKEVILGAIAATLIILIFLRSFRTTLIAVVSIPLSILLTLFLLHQSNITLNILTLGGLAVAVGRLVDDSIVVIENIFRRLQKESFSKDIILDATKEVAVAITSSTLTTVAVFLPIGLVSGVIGKLMLPMVLAVVYSILSSLIVALTVVPLMAFLLLKKTKRRNSHSSPRYVTTLKWALSHKFIILLTSFLLFAGSIAAYILLPKANIKSEDDTMLSVNMTFPGDYDSEAKKQKAFDFEKKLLSNSDVTDVILRMGSSAEDAQWGQTTQNNLATIFVVFKKGSNIDQYIKELKKDHNTFEPAELDYIKTSYSDSGGGNNLQFNVTATNETNLKKAANIVETKLKGMDDLSKVKTNIEESKKEWQIHIDQTKAEQLGLTPEVAAQQVSFLMKKSPIGEISINNEKTTIMIEHKKASINKQEDILNTNILSPINGPIPLKDIATISEKQLQTEIFHKDGKETIQITAEASSEDLSKVSAEVNKAIADLDLPNGAKVNIAGATESMQENFTDLFKIMGIAIGIVYLIMVITFGQARAPFAILFSLPLAAVGGILGLIISRTPVDVNSLIGALMLIGIVVTNAIVLIERVQQNRENGMETREALLEAGSTRLRPIIMTAITTIVAMLPLLFGQSQAGSMVSKSLAVVVIGGLAVSTVLTLVVVPVMYELLDKIGRKRRSRRKISTSTETPDI; the protein is encoded by the coding sequence ATGGATAGGTTAACAAAATTTTCATTAAAAAACCGAGCCGCTATTATTATCATGGTTTTTCTCATTTCCATACTCGGTGTTTATTCCGGCTCTAAATTACCTATGGAATTTTTACCAAGCATCGATAACCCTGCAATAACTGTTACGACATTATCTCAAGGGCTCGATGCTGAAACGATGACCAAGGACGTAACTGACCCCCTTGAAAAACAATTTCGTAATTTAGAACATATCGATGGCATCACTTCTTCCACACATGAGGGATTATCACGCATCGACATTGCATATACATCCAAGGCAAATATGAAAGACGCGGCACGCGAAGTCGAAAAAACAATTAATACGATTAAATTACCTAAAGATGTAACTAAACCTGTTGTTAGCCAATTAAACACTTCTATGATTCCACTCGCTCAAATTACCATCCAGAAACAAAACGGATTTTCAAAAGCTGACGAAAAACAAATTGAGAAAGAAATCGTACCACAACTCGAAAGCATTGATGGTGTTGCCAATGTTATGTTTTTCGGAAAATCAACTTCCGAATTATCCATCGTACTTGATCCTAACCAACTAAAAGATAAAAACGTAACATCACAGCAAGTATTAACAGTTTTACAAGGAAAAGAAACTTCCACTCCAGCCGGAGCAATTACCGTTAATAAGGCAGAATACAATCTTCGTGTCATCGGGGATATAAAAAATGTAAATGACATAAAAAATATCACCGTTACACCTCAAGTAAAATTACAAGATGTTGCTCAAATTGAATTAAAACAACATTACGATACAATCTCGCACATAAACGGGGAAGAAGGAACAGGATTAATCATCATGAAAGAGCCGAGTAAAAATGCGGTTGCAATCGGAAAAGAGATTGATAAAAAGATTAAAGATATAAGCAAGCAATATAAAGATCAATTCTCTATTAAACTTTTAGCTTCAACTCATGAGCAAGTTGAAAATGCTGTTACTAGTATGGGAAAAGAAGTAATCCTTGGGGCAATTGCTGCAACTCTCATTATCTTAATCTTTTTACGCAGCTTCCGAACAACACTCATCGCTGTCGTTAGTATTCCATTATCTATTTTATTAACACTATTTTTACTCCATCAATCTAACATCACACTTAACATTCTAACTCTTGGTGGCTTAGCCGTTGCAGTTGGACGTCTCGTCGATGATAGTATCGTTGTCATCGAGAATATTTTCCGTCGTTTACAAAAAGAATCTTTCTCTAAAGATATTATTCTCGATGCAACAAAAGAGGTCGCCGTCGCAATTACCTCTTCTACTTTAACGACAGTCGCCGTTTTTTTACCTATCGGTCTCGTATCGGGAGTAATCGGAAAACTAATGTTACCTATGGTGTTAGCAGTTGTGTATTCTATACTTTCTTCCTTAATTGTGGCATTAACAGTCGTTCCACTTATGGCTTTTTTACTGCTCAAAAAAACAAAACGTCGCAATTCACATTCTTCACCGCGATATGTCACTACATTAAAGTGGGCTCTTTCTCATAAGTTTATCATTCTACTCACTTCTTTTTTATTATTTGCAGGATCGATTGCAGCCTACATACTACTTCCGAAAGCTAACATAAAGTCTGAAGACGATACAATGCTTTCCGTTAACATGACATTTCCAGGTGATTATGATTCTGAAGCTAAAAAACAAAAAGCCTTTGATTTCGAAAAGAAACTCCTCTCTAATTCTGATGTAACAGATGTTATTTTGCGAATGGGATCTAGCGCAGAAGATGCACAATGGGGACAGACAACTCAAAACAATCTTGCAACTATATTTGTAGTCTTTAAAAAAGGATCTAATATCGACCAATATATTAAAGAATTAAAAAAGGATCATAATACTTTTGAACCAGCTGAACTTGATTATATAAAAACGAGTTACTCTGACTCTGGAGGCGGAAACAACTTACAATTTAACGTAACCGCTACTAACGAAACAAATTTAAAAAAGGCCGCTAACATCGTCGAAACAAAACTAAAAGGTATGGACGATCTCTCTAAAGTAAAAACAAATATAGAAGAATCTAAAAAAGAATGGCAAATTCATATCGATCAAACAAAGGCTGAGCAACTAGGTTTAACACCAGAAGTAGCAGCACAACAAGTATCATTCCTTATGAAGAAATCTCCTATTGGGGAAATCTCAATCAATAATGAAAAAACAACTATTATGATAGAACATAAAAAGGCATCCATTAACAAACAAGAAGATATTTTAAACACAAACATACTATCACCTATTAACGGACCAATTCCTTTAAAAGACATTGCAACTATTTCAGAAAAACAACTTCAAACGGAAATCTTCCATAAAGATGGGAAAGAAACGATTCAAATTACTGCAGAAGCTTCAAGTGAAGATTTAAGTAAAGTAAGCGCTGAAGTAAACAAAGCGATAGCTGACTTAGATTTACCTAACGGGGCAAAAGTAAATATCGCAGGTGCTACTGAATCTATGCAAGAGAACTTCACTGATTTATTTAAAATTATGGGGATTGCAATCGGGATTGTATATTTAATTATGGTTATCACATTCGGGCAAGCACGTGCTCCTTTCGCGATTTTATTCTCTTTACCATTAGCTGCTGTCGGCGGTATTTTAGGATTAATCATTTCAAGAACACCTGTTGACGTAAATTCATTAATCGGCGCATTAATGTTAATCGGGATTGTCGTTACAAATGCTATTGTATTAATAGAAAGAGTGCAACAAAATCGGGAAAACGGTATGGAAACAAGAGAAGCCTTACTAGAAGCAGGATCTACTAGATTACGCCCAATTATTATGACAGCTATAACAACAATCGTCGCTATGCTACCGCTCCTATTCGGTCAATCTCAAGCAGGAAGTATGGTATCCAAAAGTCTGGCCGTCGTTGTAATCGGTGGTTTGGCAGTCTCAACCGTTCTTACATTAGTAGTCGTTCCCGTTATGTATGAACTATTAGATAAAATCGGGAGAAAAAGACGCTCTCGTAGAAAAATAAGCACTTCTACAGAAACACCTGATATTTAA
- a CDS encoding DUF3965 domain-containing protein: MRAVQGDPNWNLVTDTYIEPNDFAELFSLLVPCHPKGEGKERTILVWKEKEFYKEENLAPFIVYGMNKVKNLPQFHKDEIPTLVRILRLCQEIGWYEEANAFMITQGLDEFVRTSLEYETWDLLTKAVALNYLIIKYRIGELTAEDVEIWDRVKFNEKCITDCKHLLSHKEVLEFTFFYMCKRAKLLSKEQLNSDMMSLAMYCNTFVYDLYTHDLLRKYRKCTDFLSYYGPSQAVLACQRAVLSQISDRLDPLKTTHVDDYLYVMKEMMEHMTIGVMDRYGHFIGKLLSYVPFFEMIQVPQHAYYCEELLYICKGIEYKEEILRNYIFIQLHDCLPSFFKLFLKNKRYATIHDILFYWCDDEQRMSLEKKYNLSFIYEKYACG, from the coding sequence ATGAGGGCTGTACAGGGCGATCCAAATTGGAATTTGGTTACAGATACATATATAGAACCAAATGATTTCGCTGAGTTATTTTCTTTGCTTGTACCTTGTCATCCAAAAGGTGAAGGGAAAGAGCGAACTATATTAGTATGGAAAGAAAAAGAATTTTATAAAGAAGAAAATTTAGCGCCATTTATCGTATATGGCATGAATAAAGTAAAGAATTTACCGCAGTTTCATAAAGATGAAATTCCAACTCTAGTACGTATTCTTCGTTTATGTCAAGAGATTGGTTGGTATGAAGAGGCAAATGCTTTTATGATAACCCAAGGGCTAGATGAATTTGTCCGAACTTCATTGGAGTATGAAACATGGGATCTTTTGACGAAAGCAGTTGCTTTAAACTATTTAATTATTAAATATCGTATTGGTGAATTAACAGCTGAGGATGTAGAAATTTGGGATCGAGTTAAATTTAATGAGAAATGTATAACAGATTGCAAACATCTATTATCTCATAAAGAAGTATTGGAATTTACATTCTTTTATATGTGTAAGCGAGCTAAGCTACTGTCAAAAGAGCAATTAAATAGTGATATGATGAGTCTGGCAATGTATTGTAATACTTTTGTGTATGATTTATATACACATGACTTATTACGGAAGTATCGTAAGTGTACAGACTTCCTATCATATTATGGACCTAGTCAAGCGGTTTTAGCTTGTCAAAGAGCTGTACTTTCACAAATTTCCGATCGATTAGACCCTTTAAAGACAACTCATGTAGATGATTATTTATATGTGATGAAAGAAATGATGGAGCATATGACGATAGGGGTAATGGATCGGTATGGTCATTTTATTGGAAAGCTACTATCATATGTACCATTTTTCGAAATGATCCAAGTTCCACAGCATGCATATTACTGTGAAGAATTACTGTATATTTGTAAGGGAATTGAATACAAAGAAGAAATACTACGCAATTATATATTTATACAATTACATGATTGTTTACCATCATTCTTTAAACTATTTCTTAAAAATAAGCGTTATGCAACGATTCATGATATTCTTTTCTATTGGTGCGACGATGAACAAAGAATGAGCTTAGAGAAAAAATATAATCTTAGTTTCATTTATGAAAAATATGCTTGTGGATAA
- a CDS encoding SH3 domain-containing protein has translation MNMKATALTATTIAIASLLPSMGESGIQTAAAKQPSTVKTGYVKIDNVALHQNSHTDSAIVDTIRFNSPVTILETVQDWYKVSVNNKTGYMKKDAILFKKNVQPKSQYIVNANALNVRSEPNTESSILDILPNGQFITIQGEQGDWYKILHNGQIGYVQKTFVSNGSTPLVKGVTVQGSPSYTVATPKLNVRSNASTSGTLLGSLQNGTQVQVVETVGTWYKIRFGTGYGYVAKHYVVQNQPQAKTAQPASIPAVFKFPTQGKISSTFDMRWEQMHYGIDIAAQGNVSIQAAAAGKVVKSYYSASYGNVVFIAHQINGKLYTTVYAHMKDRTVQAGDQVQTGQLVGHIGNTGHSYGQHLHFELHNGEWNFEKTNAVNPLPYLVR, from the coding sequence ATGAATATGAAAGCCACAGCTTTAACAGCAACTACTATCGCAATTGCTTCTTTACTTCCTTCTATGGGAGAATCCGGTATACAAACAGCGGCTGCTAAGCAACCATCTACAGTAAAAACTGGATATGTAAAAATTGACAACGTTGCACTACATCAAAATAGCCATACAGACAGTGCAATAGTTGATACCATTCGATTTAATAGCCCGGTTACTATTCTTGAAACAGTTCAAGATTGGTATAAAGTATCTGTTAACAACAAAACAGGCTATATGAAAAAAGATGCAATTCTATTCAAAAAAAATGTTCAACCAAAGTCTCAATATATCGTAAATGCAAACGCATTAAACGTTCGTTCTGAACCTAATACAGAGTCTTCTATTCTAGATATATTACCAAATGGTCAATTCATTACCATTCAAGGTGAACAAGGAGATTGGTACAAAATATTACATAACGGTCAAATTGGTTACGTACAAAAAACATTTGTATCTAATGGATCCACACCTCTAGTAAAAGGTGTAACAGTACAAGGTTCTCCTTCGTATACTGTTGCAACACCAAAATTAAATGTACGTAGCAATGCTAGCACAAGTGGCACTCTACTTGGCTCATTACAAAATGGTACACAAGTACAAGTAGTAGAAACGGTAGGTACTTGGTATAAAATTCGTTTTGGCACAGGATACGGATATGTAGCAAAACACTATGTAGTGCAAAATCAACCACAAGCTAAAACAGCTCAACCTGCATCAATTCCAGCAGTTTTCAAATTCCCTACTCAAGGGAAAATCAGCTCCACTTTTGATATGCGCTGGGAGCAAATGCATTATGGTATAGATATAGCAGCACAAGGAAATGTCTCTATTCAAGCTGCTGCTGCAGGTAAGGTTGTGAAATCTTATTATTCGGCTAGCTACGGCAATGTCGTGTTCATCGCCCATCAAATAAATGGGAAATTATATACAACAGTTTATGCTCATATGAAGGATCGCACTGTACAAGCTGGTGATCAAGTACAAACTGGACAATTAGTAGGTCATATAGGAAACACAGGTCATTCATACGGGCAACATCTCCATTTTGAATTACATAATGGGGAATGGAATTTTGAAAAAACAAATGCAGTAAACCCACTGCCATATTTAGTTAGGTAA